A section of the Leptotrichia sp. HSP-342 genome encodes:
- a CDS encoding ABC transporter substrate-binding protein: MKKILFLVSLLALFVLSCGAKASKDKNVIKVGVIGALTGNVAQYGTSTINGFKLKVKEINAAGGINGKKIEIVEADSKGDVQEAINAFKKMVSQDKIDIFVGEVTSGPSLAIAPLAQQAKIPMITATGTAFDITKGKDYVFRTTFTDPYQGVVVAKYAKSKGRKNVTVLTNTGSDYSVGLANAFKEQAKKEGIQVKEEQYTADDKDFRALLTKVKGYNPEVIFVPDYYNTIGLILTQAKELGINAQFMGGDGWDGIQTNFGKVANGAVFASQFAPDDPDQNVQKFIAAYKNEYKIDPIIFAALGYDTGTILETALKNVSDLSSKDAIREAIKKFDGTLVTGSLKFDAERNPEKKVTFIEVKDGKLTLKEKF, translated from the coding sequence ATGAAAAAAATATTATTTTTAGTTTCATTATTGGCATTATTTGTACTAAGCTGTGGAGCAAAAGCATCTAAGGACAAGAATGTTATAAAAGTTGGTGTTATAGGAGCATTAACTGGAAACGTGGCACAATATGGAACAAGTACAATAAATGGATTTAAATTGAAAGTAAAAGAAATAAACGCTGCTGGCGGAATTAATGGTAAAAAAATTGAAATTGTAGAAGCAGATAGTAAAGGTGATGTACAGGAAGCAATTAATGCATTTAAAAAAATGGTTTCACAAGACAAAATTGACATATTTGTAGGAGAAGTTACATCTGGACCATCTCTTGCAATTGCACCGCTTGCACAACAAGCTAAAATTCCTATGATTACAGCAACTGGAACTGCATTTGATATAACAAAAGGAAAAGATTATGTATTTAGAACTACATTTACAGATCCTTATCAAGGTGTTGTTGTTGCAAAATATGCAAAATCAAAAGGGCGTAAAAATGTTACAGTTTTAACAAATACAGGAAGTGATTATTCTGTTGGGCTTGCAAACGCATTTAAGGAACAAGCTAAAAAAGAAGGAATTCAAGTAAAAGAAGAACAATATACTGCTGATGACAAAGACTTTAGAGCATTACTTACAAAAGTAAAAGGATATAATCCTGAAGTAATTTTTGTACCTGATTACTACAATACAATTGGATTAATCTTGACACAAGCAAAAGAACTTGGAATAAACGCTCAATTTATGGGTGGAGATGGATGGGACGGAATTCAGACTAACTTTGGAAAAGTTGCTAATGGAGCAGTTTTCGCAAGTCAGTTTGCACCAGATGATCCTGATCAAAATGTACAAAAATTCATCGCTGCATACAAAAATGAATATAAAATAGATCCAATTATTTTCGCTGCTTTAGGATATGATACAGGAACTATTTTAGAAACAGCATTAAAAAATGTTTCTGACTTGTCTTCAAAAGATGCGATAAGAGAAGCAATCAAAAAATTTGACGGTACTTTAGTTACTGGTTCATTAAAATTTGATGCAGAAAGAAATCCTGAGAAAAAAGTTACATTTATTGAAGTGAAAGACGGAAAACTTACATTGAAGGAAAAATTCTAG